From a single Brassica napus cultivar Da-Ae chromosome C9, Da-Ae, whole genome shotgun sequence genomic region:
- the LOC106424766 gene encoding very-long-chain enoyl-CoA reductase: MEMVTSFVYPPPPSILLNTMSVVGLVSLAKVGWSEVRGIHLKYSKFNNNKTSSSSSPQPQKHPLGSFSSRTGMLLLYTPAFLAAASSFFVLPSDDLRFLLLKSALALHFFKRIFEVLFIHKYSGEMAIDSALTITTSYFSSTTLMLYSQNFTLGLPEPGFDLKPLGIVMFVVGIVGNLYHHVLLAKLRSEDGTKQYKIPKGGLFDTIICPHYLFEILVFWSFFMVSQTIYSFSFAMGTTFYLVGRSYATRSWYLSKFDDFPKHIKALIPFVF; the protein is encoded by the exons ATGGAGATGGTGACGAGTTTTGTATACCCACCGCCTCCGTCGATACTGCTCAACACCATGAGCGTCGTGGGTTTAGTCTCTCTGGCGAAGGTCGGTTGGTCGGAAGTGAGAGGGATTCATCTGAAATACTCAaaattcaacaacaacaaaacatcatcgtcatcatcacCACAACCACAGAAACATCCTCTCGGCAGCTTCTCTAGCCGAACCGGAATGCTTTTGTTATACACACCCGCGTTCCTAGCCGCTGCTTCATCTTTCTTCGTATTACCTTCTGACGATCTCAGGTTTCTTCTCCTCAAATCCGCACTTGCCCTCCACTTCTTCAAGCGCATCTTCGAG GTTCTGTTCATTCACAAGTACAGTGGAGAGATGGCTATAGACTCAGCACTCACCATAACCACCAGCTACTTCTCATCCACGACCTTGATGTTATACAGCCAAAACTTCACACTTGGACTACCCGAGCCAGGTTTCGATCTGAAACCCCTCGGGATTGTGATGTTTGTGGTGGGGATCGTTGGGAATCTGTATCACCATGTTTTGCTAGCTAAGCTAAGGAGTGAAGATGGGACTAAACAGTACAAGATTCCCAAAGGTGGTCTGTTCGACACAATCATATGCCCTCACTATCTGTTCGAGATCCTTGTGTTTTGGAGCTTCTTTATGGTTTCTCAGACCATTTACTCGTTTTCTTTCGCCATGGGAACTACTTTCTATCTTGTTGGTCGGAGTTATGCTACGAGAAGTTGGTATCTTTCCAAGTTTGATGACTTCCCTAAGCACATCAAGGCTCTGATTCCCTTTGTGTTCTAG